Genomic segment of Candidatus Chlorohelix allophototropha:
GGTACTGACCTTGCACTCCAGAAGAAATTGATAAATCGCGGCAACTTCGGACCTGAGGTTTTGCTCGAAATAGCGGCGGAAGAGGGTTTTGTTTTCAACCTCGATGATTGGTTAACAGCAGTACACGCTATTTACGGGGAAACTGAAGAACTATCTGAAGATGCGCTTGAACAGGTTGCGGGCGGTAACTTCGATCTTTATAACAACAGCGCAGTTCAAAAAATCGTCAAGGTTAGCTATAACTGGATAAAATAGCCCAATCCGATTTAATACTTCTGTGAGAGGGCTTATTACAGGAAAGTTTGCAACTTCTCTTGGTCTTTAATCAATATGTAGCCTCGTTTCGCCTCAATTGCACCCGCTTTTTGCATAGTACGCAAAGCACGTCCCACCATTTCACGTACTGTTCCCGCCATCGCCGCCATTTGCTGTTGGGTAAATTGGCTGGTGACTTGCTCGCTTATGCCCACACCCAATATCGGCTCTTCTCCTAAACGATTCAGCAGAAGCTTTGCCACTCGCGCCGAAACCTGTTTCAGCGAGACTTCCGCGATAAGGGTGGTCAGATGTCGCAAGCGTGCCGAAAACACTTTTGCCACCGCGCGCGCCACCGCTGGTTCGGTTTCCAACAAGGTTCTGACCGTTTCTGCCGGTACTATCCAGATAGTACAATCATCAACCGCATCGACACTAGCCGGATTCTGCCCTCCATCAAAAACGGGTACTTCATTAAAAGAGGTTCCTGCCCCCGCCAATCTTAAAACTTGCTCGCGACCACCCGGTTCAGCCTTGAAAATGCGAACGCGCCCCTTCACCACGTAATATAAGCCTCGGCAAGGTTCTCCCTCAAGAAAAAGTATTTGCCCTGCCTCATATTTTTCCTCATAGGTGGTTGCCGCCAATCTTTCCAGCGTAAGACTATCCGTCTCTAACCCGGCAAAGAATGGAATACCTCTAAGCAACTCCTTATTGCTCACCATAACTCAATCTCTTTTACAAATAATTAGCTAAGCGACTTTTGTCCTATTCATCAGGCGCTTATGAATATATAGTTACCTTAAGTTTATCAGGTTTTAACAAATATTGGAGGAAAAGATGTTGCTTAATTCTATAAATAAAGGTGTAGCTACCGGCGTTCTGCGTGAAGAACATGAAGCTATATTAAAAGTAATGGGCTTCTTTGATAAAGCGCTCGACCGACTCGAAGCTACTAAGCCTGTTCCCCTAGATTTTCTTGAGGGAATTGTGGAATTTTTCAGCTTGTTTGCAGACAGATGCCATCACACTAAAGAAGAAGAAGTACTGTTCCCAATGATGGAAAGTTTCGGTATCCCAAGAGAGAACGGACCAATCGGGGTAATGTTGAATGAGCATACCTTAGGACGTGACTATGTGCGCCAAATCGGTGAAGGCGTTGCACGGCTGCAATCTGGAGATAATAGCGGCAACGCGCTACTAATTACCGCCGGAACTAGTTATAGTCGTCTGCTGCGGGAACATATCTTGAAAGAAAATCAGGTTCTTTTTATGCTGGCGGATAATGTTCTGGATGCCACCATTCAGGCAAAGGCGTTGGCGCAATTCGAGAAACTGGAAGTGGAAAAGATGGGCGAAGGTACTCATGAACGGTTGCATGCCCGGATTGATATTATGGAACAGCAAGCCTCAAACTGGTAACGGAGTGACCTTTTTATGGCTTATGTAATTACGCAAGCTTGCCTAGATGTAAAAGAGCGTGCCTGTGTGAGTGTTTGTCCAGTAGATTGCATCTATGAGGGTGACGAATCAGATCGGATGCTCTTTATTCACCCTGAGCAGTGTATTAATTGCGG
This window contains:
- a CDS encoding hemerythrin domain-containing protein, translating into MLLNSINKGVATGVLREEHEAILKVMGFFDKALDRLEATKPVPLDFLEGIVEFFSLFADRCHHTKEEEVLFPMMESFGIPRENGPIGVMLNEHTLGRDYVRQIGEGVARLQSGDNSGNALLITAGTSYSRLLREHILKENQVLFMLADNVLDATIQAKALAQFEKLEVEKMGEGTHERLHARIDIMEQQASNW
- a CDS encoding Nif11-like leader peptide family RiPP precursor, yielding MSGENAFSFLRRIGTDLALQKKLINRGNFGPEVLLEIAAEEGFVFNLDDWLTAVHAIYGETEELSEDALEQVAGGNFDLYNNSAVQKIVKVSYNWIK
- a CDS encoding Crp/Fnr family transcriptional regulator: MVSNKELLRGIPFFAGLETDSLTLERLAATTYEEKYEAGQILFLEGEPCRGLYYVVKGRVRIFKAEPGGREQVLRLAGAGTSFNEVPVFDGGQNPASVDAVDDCTIWIVPAETVRTLLETEPAVARAVAKVFSARLRHLTTLIAEVSLKQVSARVAKLLLNRLGEEPILGVGISEQVTSQFTQQQMAAMAGTVREMVGRALRTMQKAGAIEAKRGYILIKDQEKLQTFL